The region ATGCCGGTGGGCTTTGGCCTGCTGGCAGGCGTTACGCTGGCTGCCGCACCGATGTGGCTGATGGCCGGCTTGCTGGTGCTGGCGCAATGGCCGGCCAGTGTGATCCGCAAGCTGCCGCAGGAATAGCCCAAGCGAAGGCCGTTGCTGCTGATGCAGGGGGCAGGGCGCCAGCCATGCAAAAGCTGGCCTGACGCCCCGTTTCGCTGAGTCTTAGGCCGGCTTGTCCTGCTCCCGCAGGAAGATTTCCACCCGGCGATTCTTGGCGCGGTTCTCGGCGCTGGCGTTGTCGGCAATGGGCTCGTGGGAGCCACGGCCAGCGGCCTCAATCCGGCCCGGGCTGATGCCCCGGTCCACCAGGAAGTTGCGCACCGAGTTGGCCCGTTCCACCGACAACTTGTCGTTGATGGTGTCGTTGCCGGTGCTGTCGGTGTGGCCCACCACGCGCACGCGCAGCGAGGGGTCATTGCTCAGGCCGTTGCCAAAGTGTTCCAGCACCGTGCGCAACTCGGGCTTGAGGTCGGCGCGGCCGGTGTCAAAGGAAATATCGCTGGGCACTTGCAGCTTGAGCTGGTTGTCTGCCGTGCGCGCCACTTCCACGCCGGTGCCTTGGGTGGCCTGCTCCATCGCCTGGCGCTTGGCCTCCATCTTTTTGGACCAGATATTGCCGCCGACGGCACCCGCCGCGCCGCCCAGCAAGGCGCCGGTGGTGGCGCCATCGCGCCCGCCAATCAGCCCGCCCAACACGGCACCCGCGGCCACGCCGATGCCGGCACCGGTGGCCGTGCCTTTTTGCTCTGCGCTCATATTGGCGCAGGCGCTGAGCAGCAGGCTGACGGCCAAGGTGGTGGGCAACACCAGGCGTTTGAAGGATCGTGCATTTGTGTTCATGGGCTTCCCTTGAAAGTGGACGTTGAAGTGGCCGAAAGACTGCTTTGGCCTCGCAATGTTCCGCAGTTTGGTACGGGTGCTGCCAGCCTAAACCAATCTCAGCCCTTTGCGTTGATGCCCCGCAAATCCATGGCCGTTCGGCGTCGCCAGGGCAGGGGACGCGGCCCTGTGGCTGGCAGCGCTGCGGCATTCTCGGCTGCAAGTCACACAGTCCGCGTGGCCATGCGCCGTCAAGCGGCAAGCCGATGCGCGTTCTCGCTGAGAATCGGGCGCAAGAGTGACGCACCGAGGAAGGACTGGGATGGAACGACTCACGCACGGCGGGCAGCCAGGGCAGATGCAAGACGCCGACATGGGCCTGACCATGGCCGAACTCATCGGCTCACTCAGCCACGCGCTGGACATCACCGAAGGCCAGCCCAAAGGCCATTGCGTGCGCTGCTGCTGGATCGGCATGCACATCGGCAAAGCCATCGGCCTGCAAGAGCAAGCGCTTTGGGAGCTGTACTACACCTTGCTTTTGAAAGACCTGGGCTGCAGCAGCAATGCCGCGCGCATCTGCGAGCTGTATCTGACCGACGATCTGCAGTTCAAGCGCGACTTCAAAACCGTCGGCGATAGCCTGCCGCAAATGCTGCGCTTTGTGTTCAGCCATACCGGTTTGAATGCCGGCATGGCCGATCGTTTTCGCGCCATCATGAACATCATGCGCAACGGCCCGGAGCTGGCGCATGAGCTGAT is a window of Paucibacter sp. KCTC 42545 DNA encoding:
- a CDS encoding OmpA family protein — encoded protein: MNTNARSFKRLVLPTTLAVSLLLSACANMSAEQKGTATGAGIGVAAGAVLGGLIGGRDGATTGALLGGAAGAVGGNIWSKKMEAKRQAMEQATQGTGVEVARTADNQLKLQVPSDISFDTGRADLKPELRTVLEHFGNGLSNDPSLRVRVVGHTDSTGNDTINDKLSVERANSVRNFLVDRGISPGRIEAAGRGSHEPIADNASAENRAKNRRVEIFLREQDKPA